A DNA window from Candidatus Aminicenantes bacterium contains the following coding sequences:
- a CDS encoding hemolysin family protein, producing the protein MNPHELIFLLLLFSLLVLFSAFFSSAETALLTVSRIKLAHRAKKKDKKALRLARILEKPDEFLSTILIGNNLVNVAAAAIATYLFTQFFKISQSAQLLGATIFTTLVLLAFGEVTPKSYGYRHAEKLSYLYILPIRFFNLLFFPLVKGLTLLVNSIFNRSQQKSWAKKELSLEEIKHFLANETQLFKYNPETLTMLIEIIDISQKDIKAIMTPRTGIAALKENSGSRELKKLILEKKFSKIPIYKGNLDHISGIIDAHALLPIMLNEDFKNLDLKKIAAKPIFVSEYSSLNYILKEFKKQQLNLAVVLDEYGSTIGIITLSDILSGILGDIALGSRNIKKLNRNVFQFKGSTPVAEINSRLGIDLPEKKDYTTISGLFIYYFGKMPQENARVKIKQNLLIAKKMGKRKIEDILLIRHEDPSAQ; encoded by the coding sequence TGTTGACGGTCAGCCGGATCAAGCTGGCCCATCGCGCCAAGAAAAAAGACAAAAAAGCCCTGCGGCTGGCCCGCATCCTGGAAAAACCGGATGAATTTCTTTCAACCATCCTGATCGGCAACAACCTGGTCAATGTCGCCGCGGCGGCCATCGCCACCTACCTCTTCACCCAGTTCTTTAAAATCAGCCAAAGCGCCCAGCTCCTCGGCGCCACCATCTTCACCACCCTGGTTTTGCTGGCATTCGGCGAAGTCACGCCCAAGTCGTACGGTTACCGCCACGCCGAAAAATTATCCTATCTCTACATTCTCCCGATCCGCTTCTTCAACCTGCTCTTTTTCCCGCTGGTCAAGGGCCTGACGTTGCTAGTGAATTCCATTTTCAACCGCAGCCAACAAAAGTCCTGGGCCAAGAAGGAGCTGAGCCTGGAGGAGATCAAGCATTTCCTGGCCAACGAAACTCAGCTGTTCAAGTACAACCCGGAAACCCTCACCATGCTCATCGAGATCATCGACATCTCGCAGAAGGACATCAAGGCCATCATGACCCCGCGCACCGGCATCGCCGCCCTCAAGGAAAACAGCGGCAGCCGGGAGTTGAAAAAGCTCATCCTGGAAAAAAAGTTTTCCAAGATCCCGATCTACAAGGGCAACCTGGACCACATCTCCGGCATCATCGATGCCCATGCGCTGCTGCCAATCATGCTGAACGAGGATTTCAAAAACCTGGATTTAAAGAAGATCGCCGCCAAGCCGATCTTCGTGTCCGAGTACTCGTCGCTCAACTACATCCTGAAGGAATTCAAAAAGCAGCAGCTGAACCTGGCGGTGGTTCTGGACGAATACGGGTCGACCATCGGCATCATCACCTTGAGCGACATCCTGAGCGGCATCCTGGGCGACATCGCCCTGGGCAGCCGGAACATCAAGAAGCTGAACCGCAACGTCTTCCAGTTCAAGGGCAGCACGCCGGTGGCGGAGATCAATTCGCGGCTGGGGATTGACTTGCCCGAAAAGAAGGACTATACGACCATTTCCGGCTTGTTCATCTATTATTTCGGCAAAATGCCCCAGGAGAACGCCCGGGTTAAAATCAAGCAAAACTTGCTGATCGCCAAGAAAATGGGAAAGAGAAAGATCGAAGACATCCTGCTCATCCGCCATGAAGACCCTAGCGCTCAATAG
- the smpB gene encoding SsrA-binding protein SmpB produces the protein MKTLALNRKAFHDYEIIEKFEAGIALVGTEVKSIRAGQVSLKDSFVEIHGLEAFLLRCHITPYLNASFFNHEPERKRKLLLNKREIHRLDQKVKERGFSIVPLQLLLTPKGLVKIEIALARGKRAYEKKQKLKERDIKREMDRDVQRFRNKK, from the coding sequence ATGAAGACCCTAGCGCTCAATAGAAAAGCCTTCCACGATTACGAGATCATCGAGAAATTCGAGGCCGGCATCGCCCTGGTGGGCACCGAGGTCAAATCGATCCGCGCCGGACAGGTTTCCCTGAAGGACTCCTTCGTCGAGATCCACGGCCTGGAGGCATTCCTGCTCCGCTGTCACATCACCCCCTACCTAAATGCCAGTTTTTTCAACCACGAACCCGAACGGAAGCGCAAGCTGCTGCTCAACAAAAGGGAAATCCACCGCCTGGACCAGAAGGTCAAGGAACGCGGCTTCAGCATCGTGCCGCTGCAGCTCCTGCTCACCCCCAAGGGGCTGGTCAAGATCGAGATCGCCCTGGCGCGCGGCAAACGGGCCTACGAAAAAAAGCAAAAGCTCAAGGAACGCGACATCAAGCGGGAAATGGACCGCGATGTGCAGCGCTTCCGGAACAAAAAATGA